The sequence GTCCTCGCTTCCGCGGAGGGCCGGGGATCTGCGGCGGTTCAAGGAGATAGTGGTCGTGTGTCGAAGTGGAAGCCGCAGCAGCCGGGCGGCGAAGCAGCTGGCGGAGATGGGGTTCGGGAACGTGCGCAACCTGACCGGGGGCATGAACGCCTGGGAGAGGGCCGGGTTTCCGGTCGAGAAGAAGTAAGCCGGGGAGATGAAGGGGGGCCGCGATGCCCCCCTTTTTCGGGCGTCTAGTTAGCCTGGCGGGTCGGGCGGATCAGGACCTCGTTCACGCTCACCCGGGATGGCTGGGTGGCGGCGTAGACTATGGCCGCGGCTATGTCCTCCGCCTGCAGGGGCTCTATGGTCCCGAACCTGCGGCGCTGCTCGGCC comes from Rubrobacter naiadicus and encodes:
- a CDS encoding rhodanese-like domain-containing protein, producing the protein MASSISPGELRRKLNKSGTIIVDVRQPSEFREGHIPKAKLIPSSSLPRRAGDLRRFKEIVVVCRSGSRSSRAAKQLAEMGFGNVRNLTGGMNAWERAGFPVEKK